The region tgaggtgttataaacctaattAGTTTGAAACAAGCTTTAAGATACGATTTGTAGTTATTACTAAAATTCTAATTGGATATGAAGTATCACTCATCTCATGATTGAACTATTTCAACAATACCCGATTCCCCTTCTTTGTTAAACAATTGAAGATGTTCTTTGAGGATCAATTGTTACATTGTTACATAAtctttaagatgatcataaaacatgatactaaagtactctcatttccttttagattggagaaacctttatctttctgcctaatatatttttcttattaGTTCTGCCactctttgaaacttttcaaagtatcagaattatgtttgatcttataaacacaaccatatttactgaaagcatcagtaaatcatgacgaataaagtTATCATCCTTTGTGGCGGATCTAAATagtccacatcaatgtgtaccagatcctttagtccttcacttgactcacataatcATGTGATTAATGAATTACTCATAATCTTCCAACGATCAAAATTCTCATACATcatataattcgaattgtgaccccaagtttctatccaattgaaacttgggtcatgagaattccttttcacttggttaATCATGACATTACCAAAAatgacataactaagaatcaaatccatatttaaCATTCCTAGAAATGTAACCACCAACTTTAATAAATGTAATTGTAAGGAAACATATATTGAGTGAATTAGAtaaatcaaaaattcacttttattgataataagCAGAAAGatttggaacttgtccttacaatgcataaagTGAAAACTATGTATCTAGACATTTCCTACGCAATCTATtgatctatcataactcctaagcagtagcTTCCAAAATTTGACCATCGAACAATGTGGCCGAAATCCATTTCTCATGATCATATTCAACTTACTCTTCTTAagtttctttctttctcttagatcatgcaaaaacatcaaaatgtgactatcacatcatgtattaagaatctattaataggaacttaataaaaataatggagttagatagtggaagtacctaaagtagagtcatacaacttgactttactatctttaagatctttcaggtagtttggGCAGTTTCGCATCCAATTCCCCTTCAATTGGCAACAAAAACATATGGATCTTTCAAGAATaacacatgagactatctcagagttagcatttctctttaccatgtGGTTAAATGGTTTGACattggctgatccctttccattgggaagagaagcctTTTATGGACTACCATTGTTGCCATTATCAATGTTCATGGAAATTAGGGAGACAGATCCTTCAAACATATTTGCTTGACTTGTGCTCTTAAGCATCTCTGCTTTAGTAGCAATCAACATATATGTTAGATCAATCaaggtcacgtcgtggtccctcTCAGAGTAGTCTTTAATGAACTGACTAGATGACTCAGGAAGCGAAAGTAGAAAAGTAAATGGCCAACTCCCTTGAGAaaatgacacccaacatcctcAATCTCTCTATACaatttcattttcagaacatgggcacacagactttccatcttgatgtttacatgccaacagggcttgagtaaCTTCGTATTTTTCAGCTTGAAGGAAACATAACTTGGGGAGAGTTGCTGGAGGAGGAAAAGGAAAAGTTGGAGAAGCATGATTTCGAGTTCCACCATTGTTTGAAGAAGAGaacattctttcaccttgattaacatgtggaagatcatcttcagataGCGGAAAAACATTTCTAGAAGTACgaggaagaccattgttgtctgaacttgacatctatGATTAGAGAATAGAgaattagttgattttaatccttaattatcaacccataaatttaaattaaggctaggatccatattttcgattcgaactttgaagagggatgccgtaatcaaattcgaatctattttaggtaggtaaagcatttaccaatttcaatctcatgaaactcctagatctttgagatttattgaactatTCGATGACatatttaatctcgattatgctctcactttgtgactaggacgccgatgatcacaaacgagatgtgaataactatgcaaatTTGTTTGACACTCTCGATGTCATGTATCATCTGattttaatgtgccggttaatcacacacgctccattaatcaatgataatttacgagacacccattTCTACTCcttattagtccatattagtgtgccggttaaccacacacactccactaacgaccaataaggtgcaatgtgcaatttcatggattagcatcaaattcacatttttcctaaagtaactaaggctatgtttggcggactagctgaaaagctagctgttagctgaaaagctagctgatggctgaaaagctagctgttaaataaaaagttagctgatagttgaaaagctagctgataaaaaaataacgtttgttaaaattagctgaaaagctagctgaaatatataaaattacataaaaggacatgtaagaatatgtgtttttataattaattaaggggtgtatttggaaaatttttaaaaagctcctaaaaagctagtctaagtagcttttcaaaaagctagcttatcagctacattttggcttaccaaacacgacaacataaaaaaactcgaaaaataagctagcttatcagctagctgtggcgcgccaaacacagcctaagagtgggattttagaaaattatttatttagttttcatcattatacttttaatgaggttatgtcctatcaaactTGTTCGGCTAACAACCTTCCACCAACCAAGGAAAcgatgggtgagagtgaacactcATTCAACTTCCATTTTATTGGCAGTTTCCTTCTACTCCCCTTATGGATCGGCTTCGTAAATGAGACATACTAGCTGTTTGACTGACTTAGTCTTATAtagtatatattaaacttttaattatacatacagtataaagtgtattttaaaacattttaaaatagcaAGGGGTTAAtcctttaataaattaaacttttaatttacttaaatttaaaccaatttatggatttattaattatcttttaattaatcactaattaaattaataataaaacccATAAGGATGTAttataaacttttcaaaatacttgggtttttaattcttaaattttgaaattaaacaatttactttaaatttaatatgaaaaacaaatgatttaataattaattattaattaaaacttcaattaatttattaaaccaATCGAGGATTAtccaattaaattaattaagataatttaacctaatcctctCCCCACTAAAATTCGAAATCATGGGAGGGATAAATAAAACCTTATAATTATCTAGTCAATCAAATAaggagataattaccaaaaataagagAATCCTTATCATATCTAACAATTTTCAAAACTAACATATCTTGGAGAGGAAGGCAAGGATTTCAAATCCTTGCCATATTTCAAAATCTGTGAGGGTTAAGGAACCCTAAATTCGAAATTTGAGGGACAAGGGAAAATGTTAAAATCCTTTCcaaaaatttcgaaatctagggttcaaGAACCCTAGAATCGAAAATCCTAAGTCCCAAAAAGGGTTTAATTGccacaaaccctaattgatcaaattCAAACAATTTGCAATCATATTCAACAAAAAACAAGTCAAGACTCTAATACTAGTGAtgtgttttgagcataacaaacaatcgTATGTgtgcatacaaccctaaataattttgatatatgttttctctaattgaacatcaAAAGAGATTCCCTAGAAACACTATGTTATAGTTGAAATTTACATCTAGGGTTAGTAAACATGCCTTTTAGTTATTGTAGTAAATAACTAATTAAAACCTTCTTAAAAAActtttggaagcaagcaccacaagtgtcgtgcTTCTAATGGTTCATACTCAAGCTAGCAAGAGGAAAACTATAGAAAGAGGGGGAGGGAGTCAAGATTTCATCCAAGGCTCTTAAAGGGAAGGCATGAACGAAATATGAGGCCAGGGAGGCCTTTATATAGATGAGGTAGCATGTAGTAaaaagtttgtttgttttttaaccttTACAAACTGCTACAATAAGTTAAAGTAAAGTGTGAAGAAGTTTGAAGCAGAAGGTCTAGTGTTGCGCCACGCAACACACGCACAATGGTTTTTAAGTCAGAAGTCTTATAAAAAACAAAGAAATCGCGAAGGACCAAGTATTGCATGTGTGTTGTGCGGCGCAACAATAAATGGTCAGAAGTGGTTTTTAGAAAAAAACAAACGGCACCTTAGTGACTTTATTGCAATTCGTGAAAAGTAATAACCTAGAGAACCATTCATTTGAATGATATTAcaacaaaattataaatataatgacATAATCCGAAGAAAAAAAATTCGATAATTCCatgtcaaaattgaaattttttaataATATAGTGATTTTTACGGTTTGCCATTTTTTAAATtatcatttgtgaaaattttaatGACATTAGATATTTAAATCCCGCCCAACATATATAGCCTGATTAATAGCTACTCAATTACTTGAAAATAGTGCCGATGGCGATGCATATGGAAGTTTAAGAGTTTATTTATCCCTTAAATTCCTTGATGTTTGTAGTCTCTTATCGATATATAGTAGTGTGGCGACGTTTGAGATGGTTAATTAAGAAGAAGACATCTCAAAGTAATACAAAATATAGCATTCGAGATTATAACAAATTGCAAAGCAGCCATGGCAGACCCTCAACCTCAAAATTTCTTCAAGTTTGTCCCTCCAGGCTTCTTATTCAATCTTGTAAGCATTTCTATGGATCATATACTCGTACATTTTCACTTGCAAATCATCAATGTTCATAGTTTTGCTTATCCCATACTCTTTATACATATCCAGTTTCACACGTACattatgttgtgtgtgtgtgtgtctatatatatatagtgaatatacccttaagagtatataagcttaggtacacaAACCCACCATAATTAGTAGTTTTGTtagatatattcattataatgttcttaaacttcgacccctaacttgatttactttgaagattttcgaaatttcaatattatcttcctcttatatcatatctttttgccgaacaccaactaggctatatatattatgGTTGAAAATGAAAagtatgtaagaggaagataaatgtgaaatttataaaaatcttagaagtaatcaagttataagttgaattataagaacagttagacaattacaatttaaaTATATAATACAAAATGATGTAGTATAGTGAGttcgggtacctaagcttatatacccttaagggtatattcacttttcccatatatatatatatatatatatatatatatatatatatatatatatatatatatatatatatatatatatatatatatatttgcagtCGATTCCAAGCTCTTTCTTGACAAATCTGAACGGAAAGAGATGCTCAAAAGCGATACTGAGACGTGGGCGTCACGAATGGTCAGTAGACATTGACGACGGGGTTTTTGGTGACGGTTGGAGGAGGTTTGTGAGAGAGAATGGAGTCCAAGAGTTTGACTTTATTGTGTTTAAACATCAGGGAAACATGGTGTTTGACTTTATGGTGTTTGACCAGTCTACTTGTCAAAAACATTACCCAAATCTATTTGACGAAATAGAAGGAGATGAACCTCTGACAGAATCTGATACGATCAATACACATAGTAAGCTCAATATCTAGTATCATACTCTCTGCTTCATACAGGgcttgtacattttattatgatttttttatagCAGTTATATAATTAATGTGTTGTTACTTTGCGTTTTGGTCCATAAAACTGGGAATATTTGGAGTTTGATATTCATCATGTGTATGAAATGCTAATTGAAAGGACCGAAGAAGCTTAAAAAGCGCAAGAGGAACGATTATGCATCTGAAGATGAAAATAACTTTGAAGTTGGTGACAATGGTTGTTTCATGTTCAAAATGACTCCTTATGTTTTCAGTAACTCAAGATTGGTAAGTCGACTTCATCATACGCTCAAATGAGCTGCTTTTCTTACTTTAATTTATGTCATTAATTAGTATACACTTCTGATTTGAACTTATGTATTGGTTGGTTTGATTACAAAGTCAATATTTCTATAACAAATGAGTAAAGTATACACATTTTTGCAGTGTGTTCCAATAAAATTTGCAAGATCAAATGGACTGACTACCCAGGGGCCGATACGCACATGTACACAAGTTTATCTAATGGATCATACACGAATGACATGGCCAGCAACACTCACGAAAACGAAAAAGCAAATCTACTTAACTGGTTGGCGCGAATTCATAGCAAAAAATCACTTGAAAGTCGGAGACGTGTGTAGATTTGAGCTTGTTAAACACGGAGAAGTGCTTGTTTTCAAGTGTTGtagtatctctctctctctctctctctctctctctctctctctctctctctctctctctctctcatacttAAATGTAGATTTGAGCTTGTTAGATTCTGATTAATGTAACGTACGTGTCATTTATCAACCATTTTTGATTAAATTACCAACATGCAGTAACCCTCCATTTGAAGTGTCACACGATTTACCTGTTTCTTAAGATGTAGGAAACAATTTCGTGAAGAATAACATTCAAGTAAAGAAGACTAGTTCGAGTCTTAACAGTCAcccatacttcatttcaaatctaacgCCTACTTGCTTCAAAAAATCGGTTCTGGTAACTATTAGAACCCGTAATACTTATGATAATTGTACATATTTACTTTAACATGCAATTTAAATTTTCCGGTGTTAATAATTTCAGTATCTTCCTGTTGACTTTTCGATATCAAATGGTTTAAAAGCGGGAGAAATGATTCTTAGAGACAATAAAGGTCGATCATGGAAAGTTCACATGAACAAAGCTAATGAGAAACGTTTATATCTTGGATATGGACTTAAAGATTTTCTAGTTTCCAATGGAATGAAGGAAGGTGATGCATTCAAGTTTGAGCTCCTCGAGAAAAAGGAGGACAAGCCTCCCATCGTCAGCTTTATGTGTATgttattattttctttatattttgGTATTAGGTTTTTCTATTCTTCATattgatttaattaaaaaaaatatgttttaactTTATATTGCATTTGAATGATCCAAGGCAAGAATTAACAGATTTATTTTGCTATCTTCGATTTTGGATGCTCAGTTCTAAAAAGCAACCCGATTAAATCCCACAAACAAGCAAAATTTACTCAAAAGGAAGGTTCCAGTATGTGTGAAGAAGATGGTCGCCCATACTTTGTCGGTGAATTGAAGCCCGGCAGCATAAAACAATCGATTCTGGTAATTGAATATAGTTGAGTTATCCTTATAAGAAAAGATGAAATGAACACTCATACAATTTTGAGTTGCCATAGTTACAAAAGCTTTTATTGCATTTGGTAATTCGGGAAATTTCTTACTAACAATGGTGGTTAATGTAGTATCTGCCAAAGAAGTTTGCAAAGTCGAATGGATTAATGAATCACAATAAGATGACTCTCAGAAATGTTGAAGATGAAAGGTCGTGGACTGTGGAGTTTAAGAACCATAAGAATACATACTATTATATAGGGCGAGGTTGGAAAGATTTTAGGGTTGCAAATGGACTGAAGGAAGGAGATCGTTTCAAATTCGAGCTTGTCAACAAGGGGGAAAACCCCATTGTAAACTTTTACTTTCAAAAAATCCCTACAAGCTACTAATATTTTTACTGTTTTCTTACCAACATAATTAATCCAAACTAATATTTCAATATCAAAAATCAGCAATTTCTTTTTTgtgtatgatattttattttatattattagacACTAAATTTGTGATTTAATTtgaatatctctctctctctctctctctctctctctctctctctctctctctatatatatatatatatatatatatatatatatatatatatatatatatatatatatatatatatatatatatatatataaaagtcagGACATACGAACTGTCTAACATAATTGATGTTGTAATTGTATGTCATAGATGGAAGGGAAAAGCAAAATTGTTGTTTGAAGGCAAAACATAATGGTTTTATATAAATTAGCGACAATCTAAAATATTTAGTAAAATCGTTAAATAAATAAAGGGTGACAATAAATTTGTGATTTAAATTGAAGAAGGGAAGGATCCCCCGCTTTGCGGGGGTTAGAAACTGTCCAGTTTTAAAACATGTTCTATTTATtttatccttttttttttaatgttattgtTAAGGAAATGGTGTTGATTGTAGAAAGCACTCAAGTCTATCAAGACTCTAAGTACATGTTTTTTCTCAAACTCCAGAAATTGAGACTATAACCGTATAAATGGAATGAGCAGTTCTTTCCATAAATCGACGATATATGCCCCCTtgtttcttttttagttttttgtCCACAAGTGTTTGGGTTAGAAAAGTAAAAAAATCTGTACTTCAAATATGAATCACTGGGCCCATATGCATCATCCATCCATTGGCATTGATGTAAAAAAATTTAAGCAAGTTAATTATACAAAAGGGTATAAGCGTCATTTAACTAAATTTACAGTACTAGTACTAACTTCTTAGAGAAAAAGTGCATCAAAAAGTTCAATGCAATCTAAGATTTGGGACCTCTTTAAGAATGGCACTATCAATATACATCTTTGAACGGACATGAAAATGCCCATCTTTTTCTGTTTCTTGTTGGAAATGACCACACATAGCTATCGAAATAGCAATTGCTAATTTCTTTTGGAAATGTAATAAATCTGAACCACCTACAATCACTACTTCTCTCTTGTGTACCATGTTCTTAACCTGCAAAATTatgcaaaataaaacataaaGATGAGTTAGATTTGTTTGAATCTCAAAATTTAAAAGTGACTTCATTTTTAATGGCTTTAATGTCTATGATCCAACCATGCTGATATATTTGCACATAATACATGAGGAGAACTATTATTTAGTTGATTAAAGCAACAAATATGTA is a window of Lactuca sativa cultivar Salinas chromosome 1, Lsat_Salinas_v11, whole genome shotgun sequence DNA encoding:
- the LOC111917419 gene encoding B3 domain-containing protein REM10: MADPQPQNFFKFVPPGFLFNLGNMVFDFMVFDQSTCQKHYPNLFDEIEGDEPLTESDTINTHRPKKLKKRKRNDYASEDENNFEVGDNGCFMFKMTPYVFSNSRLCVPIKFARSNGLTTQGPIRTCTQVYLMDHTRMTWPATLTKTKKQIYLTGWREFIAKNHLKVGDVCRFELVKHGEYLPVDFSISNGLKAGEMILRDNKGRSWKVHMNKANEKRLYLGYGLKDFLVSNGMKEGDAFKFELLEKKEDKPPIVSFMFLKSNPIKSHKQAKFTQKEGSSMCEEDGRPYFVGELKPGSIKQSILYLPKKFAKSNGLMNHNKMTLRNVEDERSWTVEFKNHKNTYYYIGRGWKDFRVANGLKEGDRFKFELVNKGENPITLNL